The proteins below are encoded in one region of Cololabis saira isolate AMF1-May2022 chromosome 13, fColSai1.1, whole genome shotgun sequence:
- the klhl30 gene encoding kelch-like protein 30 has translation MVRNVDDLDFCLSSHPQSILEGLRSLCSHPKLVDVTLSAGGRDFPCHRGVLALCSMYFHSMFSGDFVESIAARVELHDVDPDILSCLVDFAYTGKLTINQSNVEGLVCASSKLQFQTVRAVCSRYLQHQIDATNCLGILEFGKIHGCPEVVAKAWAFLLENFESIQEGEEFLLLGKDRLVACLSDEGLHIRSECTRVEAILKWVGHQKESRLCHLPELLNLSRVFLLSRNYLADTLLKDSLVQASPSCKEAIEKVYGERMNLATEHGDRLSSQSPLPNLQEVLFVMGGRSLDGSDDEADSDEEEDRDPRLLSKNCAFYNTRTKKWYELPNFPNPNKWGYSMVSLNNDVYVTGGSRGSNTNTWSTTETWKYITREGRWVTVTPMFRPRTNHTSATLNGEVYVIGGTTSERVEVEHYDPFNNTWALTCPALKYVTNFTATACHGKLYVIGSCAVKYNALTMQCYNPVIDNWINVCSPFIPKYLSSPRSVCVDGTIYLVADNTKKVYLYDPDANIWQKVQQLHMLHENGGLVTLDGKLFVTGGHWKGMEGDYGVEVEVYNRAQNTWEVEGFLPRLWFYSGLCTIFIDPSHWPELSPIDSE, from the exons ATGGTGCGAAATGTGGACGACCTGGACTTCTGCCTGTCCTCTCATCCTCAGAGCATCCTGGAAGGCTTGCGTTCACTCTGCTCGCACCCTAAACTTGTAGATGTAACGCTGAGCGCAGGCGGCAGGGATTTCCCCTGCCACCGAGGAGTGCTGGCCCTCTGCAGCATGTACTTCCACTCCATGTTTTCAGGGGACTTTGTGGAGAGCATAGCGGCACGCGTGGAGCTGCACGACGTCGACCCGGACATTCTCAGTTGCTTGGTCGATTTTGCCTACACGGGGAAGCTGACGATCAACCAGAGCAACGTGGAGGGCTTGGTCTGCGCCTCCAGCAAACTGCAGTTCCAGACGGTGCGGGCCGTGTGCAGCCGGTACCTCCAGCACCAGATCGATGCCACCAACTGCCTGGGCATTCTGGAGTTTGGCAAGATCCACGGCTGCCCCGAGGTAGTGGCCAAAGCATGGGCCTTCCTGCTGGAGAACTTTGAGTCTATTCAAGAAGGTGAGGAGTTTCTTTTATTGGGAAAGGACAGGCTGGTGGCCTGCTTGTCAGATGAAGGACTGCATATCCGCTCAGAGTGCACTCGTGTCGAAGCCATCCTAAAATGGGTCGGGCATCAGAAAGAATCTCGACTCTGCCACCTTCCTGAACTCCTCAACTTGTCGCGTGTGTTTCTACTCAGTCGAAACTACCTGGCTGACACTTTACTGAAGGACAGTCTGGTGCAAGCCTCTCCCAGCTGCAAGGAGGCGATCGAAAAGGTTTACGGAGAG AGAATGAATTTGGCAACAGAACACGGTGACAGGCTCAGCTCTCAGAGTCCACTACCAAACCTGCAAGAAGTTCTGTTTGTGATGGGGGGCCGTTCGCTGGACGGCTCCGATGACGAGGCCGACTCGGATGAGGAAGAGGATAGAGATCCGAGACTGCTGTCCAAGAACTGTGCTTTCTACAACACAAGAACAA AAAAGTGGTATGAACTGCCCAATTTCCCCAATCCAAACAAGTGGGGTTACTCCATGGTGTCCTTGAATAATGATGTGTATGTTACAG GCGGCTCTCGAGGTTCGAATACCAACACCTGGTCCACCACAGAAACCTGGAAGTACATCACAAGAGAGGGGAGGTGGGTCACCGTGACGCCCATGTTCCGGCCCCGGACCAACCACACATCAGCAACGCTCAACGGGGAAGTTTATGTCATCGGAG GTACGACATCAGAACGAGTGGAGGTTGAGCATTACGACCCCTTCAACAACACCTGGGCCTTGACATGTCCCGCCTTAAAATACGTGACTAACTTCACGGCTACAGCTTGCCATGGGAAGCTCTATGTGATCGGATCATGTGCAGTCAAGTACAATGCTTTGACCATGCAGTGCTACAACCCCGTCATAG ATAACTGGATCAATGTATGTTCCCCCTTCATCCCCAAGTATCTGTCTTCTCCTCGTTCCGTCTGCGTGGATGGAACTATATACCTGGTGGCTGACAATACAaagaaagtttatttatatgatCCAGACGCAAACATATGGCAGAAG GTCCAGCAGCTTCACATGCTTCATGAGAACGGAGGCCTCGTAACGCTGGATGGGAAACTGTTTGTCACTGGAGGCCATTGGAAAGGTATGGAGGGAGACTACGGGGTGGAAGTGGAGGTTTACAACCGAGCCCAGAACACCTGGGAGGTGGAGGGCTTCCTTCCAAGACTTTGGTTCTACAGCGGATTGTGCACTATTTTTATTGATCCATCCCACTGGCCTGAGCTTTCACCCATAGATTCAGAGTAA